In one window of Musa acuminata AAA Group cultivar baxijiao chromosome BXJ3-2, Cavendish_Baxijiao_AAA, whole genome shotgun sequence DNA:
- the LOC103973553 gene encoding AP-1 complex subunit mu-2, producing the protein MAGAVSALFLLDIKGRVLIWRDYRGDVSAVQAERFFTKLIEKEGDHESHSPVVFDDGISYMFIQHNNVFLMTAARQNCNAVSILLFLHRVVDVFKHYFVELEEESLRDNFVVVYELLDEMMDFGYPQYTEAKILSEFIKTDAYRMEVTQRPPMAVTNAVSWRSEGIRYKKNEVFLDVVESVNILVNSNGQIIRSDVVGALKMRTYLSGMPECKLGLNDRVLLEAQGRTTKGKAIDLDDIKFHQCVRLARFENDRTISFIPPDGTFDLMTYRLSTQVKPPIWVEAQVDRHSRSRIEMMVKARSQFKERSTATSVEIELPVPSDATNPSIRTSMGSAAYAPEHDALVWKIKSFPGGKEYMCRAEFSLPSITAEDAIPERKAPIRVKFEIPYFTISGIQVRYLKIIEKSGYQALPWVRYITMAGEYELRLI; encoded by the exons ATGGCGGGCGCCGTCTCGGCGCTGTTCCTGCTCGACATCAAGGGCCGCGTCCTCATCTGGCGGGACTACCGCGGGGACGTCTCCGCCGTCCAGGCCGAGCGCTTCTTCACCAAACTCATTGAGAAAGAG GGGGATCACGAGTCTCACTCGCCCGTGGTCTTCGATGATGGGATCAGTTATATGTTCATTCAGCACAACAACGTGTTCCTGATGACGGCAGCTAGGCAGAACTGCAATGCTGTCAgcatcctcctcttccttcatcgCGTCGTTGAT GTTTTTAAACATTATTTCGTAGAGCTGGAGGAGGAATCTTTAAGAGATAATTTTGTTGTTGTG TATGAGTTACTCGATGAGATGATGGACTTTGGGTATCCGCAATACACCGAAGCTAAGATTCTCAGTGAGTTCATTAAGACAGATGCATACAGAATGGAAGTCACACAGAGGCCACCAATGGCTGTCACAAATGCAGTTTCGTGGCGCAGCGAAGGCATACGGTACAAGAAAAATGAA GTGTTCTTGGATGTGGTCGAAAGTGTCAATATTCTTGTCAACAGCAATGGACAGATTATCCGTTCAGATGTTGTTGGGGCATTGAAGATGAGAACATACTTGAG TGGAATGCCTGAATGTAAACTTGGGCTGAATGACCGGGTCCTTTTGGAAGCTCAAGGTAGAACAACCAAGGGGAAAGCCATAGATTTAGATGATATCAAATTTCACCA GTGTGTACGCCTGGCACGGTTTGAGAATGACAGAACAATATCTTTCATACCACCTGATGGAACTTTTGACCTAATGACATACAGACTCAGCACTCAG GTAAAACCTCCCATTTGGGTTGAGGCTCAAGTGGACAGACACTCGAGAAGTCGCATAGAGATGATGGTGAAAGCAAGAAGTCAGTTCAAGGAAAGAAG TACCGCAACAAGTGTGGAAATCGAGCTACCTGTACCTTCAGATGCCACCAATCCCAGCATTCGGACATCCATGGGTTCTGCTGCATATGCACCTGAGCATGATGCACTGGTCTGGAAAATAAAATCTTTCCCTGGTGGCAAG GAGTACATGTGTAGGGCAGAATTTAGTCTTCCCAGTATAACTGCAGAAGATGCAATTCCGGAGAGAAAGGCTCCTATCCGTGTGAAGTTTGAGATCCCATACTTCACCATATCTGGCATACAG GTCCGGTATCTGAAAATTATCGAAAAGAGTGGATACCAAGCCCTTCCATGGGTGCGGTACATCACAATGGCTGGCGAATATGAGTTAAGACTCATCTAG